A window of Corvus cornix cornix isolate S_Up_H32 chromosome 4, ASM73873v5, whole genome shotgun sequence contains these coding sequences:
- the OCIAD2 gene encoding OCIA domain-containing protein 2, with protein sequence MSSGTVQQESQTPPIKQPGWPMLFCPISQIQDREIARIRKECKQESFWYRGLPLSLGSMLVTQGLISKGIFSASARFGPYPKMAIAGVLGFAIGKMSYMGECRKKFQKIGIAPFGPQQKRQCHHACKECKAKLGSNESEDSIPSAS encoded by the exons ATGTCTTCTGGAACAGTCCAACAGGAGAGTCAGACACCTCCAATAAAGCAACCTGGATGG CCAATGTTGTTTTGTCCCATCTCCCAAATTCAAGATAGAGAGATTGCAAGGATCCGTAAAGAATGCAAACAGGAAAGTTTCTGGTACAGAG GTCTTCCTTTATCTCTTGGAAGCATGCTTGTCACCCAGGGGCTAATCTCAAAAg GCATTTTCTCAGCAAGCGCAAGATTTGGTCCATACCCCAAGATGGCAA TTGCTGGTGTCTTAGGCTTTGCCATTGGAAAGATGTCATACATGGGAGAATGCCgaaaaaagtttcagaaaattgGTATTGCACCATTTGGTCCACAACAAAAAAG GCAGTGTCATCATGCTTGCAAAGAATGTAAAGCAAAATTGGGATCAAATGAGAGCGAAGATTCAATTCCTTCAGCATCTTAG